The nucleotide sequence CAGCCTGCCACCCCAACCATCTCCTGTCCGTAACTGTCGTATCCCCAGCGCCTGTCCCACTGCATCAGCAGAGGAACCTGTCCCGGCTGATAATCTGAGGTCAGATCTATCTCTTTTCCAAGATAATCCGCCCGGCTGGGATAACCTGCCACAAAATCGGCTGTTTCCGGATTATGCTCCAGCATTTCCTCCAGTTCCTGGGGATAATCCTCCCCCTTTTCTTTCAGGCTCTGCAAACAACGTTCTGCCTCTGCGGCCCCGGAGCCCTGCTGCCGGATACGCCCCGCAGCCGGAAGAACCGCCGCAAGAATCAGGAACATCCCCATTCCTGCTGCCATGCGTCTTATTTTCCTGCGTCTTCGTTCTCTCCGGCGTTTTGCATTTCCCTGTCTCATATTAACTCCTTTCTCACGCTCATTTTCCTGTTCTGTACAGGATTATTATAAAAAAAGGAGTTTGGCAAATCTCACGTTTTTTCTCGCAAAATTTTTAAGAAATTATGAAGATTTGCACTGTGATTCGGAATTATTATGCTTTTATTCATCCGGAAGCTGCAGCCAGAGGCAGTTCTACGGTAAATACTGTCCGTTCCTGCTGGCTCTCCGCTTTTATACTGCCCTTGTGCAGCCGGACAATTTCTCTGGCAATGGCAAGGCCCAGCCCGGCGCCGCCTCCTTTGCTCTGTCTTGCGCTGTCCAGCCGGTAAAACTGTTCAAACACCCGTTCCAGCTTTTCTTCCGGAATGGTGGCGCCTCTGTTTTCCACCTGAATGTACACCCGGTCTTCCGATGATTCTGCCCGCAGCCGAATCTCCGTATCCTCATAGCTGTAAAGCACTGCATTCCGCAGCAGGTTGTCAAAAACCCGCTGCAGCTTTTCCGAATCGCAGGTAATTTTCAGGTCTTCCGGCTCCACCGTCAGCCTGCAGGTGAGATTTTTTTCCTGAAATATCGGATGAAATTCAAATACCGTCTGTTCCAGCAGCAGTTTCAGTGATATGGTGGAGGTTTCCAGTTCCAGATGGGTCAGGTTAAATCTGGTAATCTCAAAAAATTCATTGATCAGAGTTTCCAGCCGCTCCGCCTTTTCCAGAGAAACAGACAGGTATTTCTCCTGAAGCTCCGGAGAAATCTCCCGCTCCTCACGCAGCAGGGTAAGGTAACCAATAACGGAGGTAAGGGGAGTTTTCAGATCATGGGCCAGATAGACAATCAGGTCATTTTTCCGCTGCTCCGCCTCCCTGGCCAGCTCCCGGTTTTTCTGATTCTGGCGCTGTACCTGATTCATATACTGTTCCACTTCCCGAAGTTCTCCCCGAAGCTGAATCGGTCCGGATTCTTCCGTGAGATGCTCCATGGCTCCCAGCACTTCCTGAAAATAATTCAGCAGTTTTATCCAGTAAACAATACCGATAATCAGGAGCCCCGCCAGAAACATCACGCATACGAAAATTCCCTGATTTTCCGAAATCCAGTGAAGCATCGGATAAAACCCTTCCGTTCCGTACCATATATAAGCATCGCATATGGTTTTTCCCAGAAAAAGCAGAAGCACCAGCAGGCCCATGCAGACAGAACCTGCCCCCAGCATTTTCCGGAAAAACCGATGGAGAATGACCTGTTTAATCTGTTTTTCATTTCTCAATGGTATAGCCAACCCCCCAGACCGTTTTTATAAACTTCTGATTCCGGTAAGAATCCTGCATTTTCTCCCGTATTCTGCCGATATGGGCCATAACGGTGTTGTTATTGTCCAGATATTTCTCTTTCCAGACCGCCTCAAACAGTTCTTCAGAGGAAACCACCTCTCCCTGATGGCGGCAGAGATACCAGAGAATTTCAAATTCCAGCGGCGTCAGTTCCAGATTCTTTCCATAGAGAGAACAGCGGTGATTCCGTCTGTTCATAATCAGTCCCCGGATATCCAGTTCGTCCTGATTTTCCTCCGGCGCCTTTCCGGCTTCCTGTTCATTGTAACGGTGGTACCGGCGCAGCTGGGTTTTTACCCGCGCCACCACCTCCAGCGGATTGAAAGGCTTGGTGATATAATCATCGGCGCCCAGCATCAGACCGTTGATTTTATCCACGTCTTCCACCCTGGCAGTCAGCATAATGATGGGAAAATAATACCGTTTCCGGATTTCCTGACAGAGGCGAAGGCCGTCCACATCGGGCAGCATCAAATCCAGAACAGCCAAATCCACATGCTCCTGCTCCACACAGGCCAGCGCTTCCTGCCCTCGATAATATTTCAGAATCTCATATCCCTCATGTTCCAGATACAGCTCCAGCAAATCCGCCACCTCTGTTTCATCATCTACCACCAGGATACGTTCCGACATGTTCCGCCTCCTTTCTGCCTGTTATTCCGTCAGGCAGTTGCCTGTGCTATTCCGGCAGCTCTGCCAGAACTTCCGGGAATATCTGTACGCTTCGTCTGAGAATCCCCTGCATATGGGCAATGGCAGTTCCGTAATTGGTCATGGGAATATACTGGTCCGCCGCACATTTCAGCCGATATTTCATCTCCCGCTCATTCAGCATACAGCCGCCGCAGTGAATTACCAGCTTATAATCTGTCAAATCCTCCGGAAATTCCGTTCCTGAAGTAAACGTAAGGGAAAGCTGCTTCTTTGTGTACTCCCTGAGCCACCGGGGCAGCTTCACAGAGCCGATATCGTCGCACTGACGATGATGGGTGCAGCCTTCTGAAATCAGGATTTTATCCCCCTCCTGCAGTGTATCTATGGCAGCCGCACCCCGTACTGCTGTCCGCAGATTTCCTTTGTACCGGGCAAACAGAATAGAAAAAGAAGTAAGGGGAATTTCCTCCGGCGTATCTTTGCTGACCCCGGCAAAAACCTGGCTGTCCGTAATGACCAGAGCAGGCTTCTTCCCCAGTTCCTGTAATGTCTGTGTTACTTCGGTTTCTTTTATGACAATGGAAACCGCACCTGCCTCCAGAATATCCCGAACGGTCTGCTGCTGGGGCAGAATCAGCCTGCCTTTGGGAGCCGCACTGTCTATGGGTACCACCAGCACCACGAAATCCGAAGGCTTCAGCAAATCCCCCACAATTCTGCCTTCCGGCCCGGATTTCACTGCCAGCCCGGCAATTTTCTCCTTTAATTCTTCTATCCCGAATCCCGTCCTGGCACTGACAGAAATACATCGCTTTGCATCCGGCTCCCATCCGGCACCTGCACTGCCCTCCTGCTGCTGTTCTGCGTGTTTCTCTTCCGGGGAATCTGTCAGATCAGCTTTATTCACAGCCACCACATAGGGAATCTTCTTTTCC is from Lachnospiraceae bacterium JLR.KK002 and encodes:
- a CDS encoding HAMP domain-containing sensor histidine kinase, with translation MRNEKQIKQVILHRFFRKMLGAGSVCMGLLVLLLFLGKTICDAYIWYGTEGFYPMLHWISENQGIFVCVMFLAGLLIIGIVYWIKLLNYFQEVLGAMEHLTEESGPIQLRGELREVEQYMNQVQRQNQKNRELAREAEQRKNDLIVYLAHDLKTPLTSVIGYLTLLREEREISPELQEKYLSVSLEKAERLETLINEFFEITRFNLTHLELETSTISLKLLLEQTVFEFHPIFQEKNLTCRLTVEPEDLKITCDSEKLQRVFDNLLRNAVLYSYEDTEIRLRAESSEDRVYIQVENRGATIPEEKLERVFEQFYRLDSARQSKGGGAGLGLAIAREIVRLHKGSIKAESQQERTVFTVELPLAAASG
- the hydF gene encoding [FeFe] hydrogenase H-cluster maturation GTPase HydF, giving the protein MSLNSTPSADRIHIGFFGRRNAGKSSLVNAVTGQELAVVSEIRGTTTDPVQKAMELLPMGPVVIIDTPGIDDEGALGELRVRKTRQILNKTDVAVLVTDKTAGFTEAERELAGLFQEKKIPYVVAVNKADLTDSPEEKHAEQQQEGSAGAGWEPDAKRCISVSARTGFGIEELKEKIAGLAVKSGPEGRIVGDLLKPSDFVVLVVPIDSAAPKGRLILPQQQTVRDILEAGAVSIVIKETEVTQTLQELGKKPALVITDSQVFAGVSKDTPEEIPLTSFSILFARYKGNLRTAVRGAAAIDTLQEGDKILISEGCTHHRQCDDIGSVKLPRWLREYTKKQLSLTFTSGTEFPEDLTDYKLVIHCGGCMLNEREMKYRLKCAADQYIPMTNYGTAIAHMQGILRRSVQIFPEVLAELPE
- the vanR gene encoding VanR-ABDEGLN family response regulator transcription factor produces the protein MSERILVVDDETEVADLLELYLEHEGYEILKYYRGQEALACVEQEHVDLAVLDLMLPDVDGLRLCQEIRKRYYFPIIMLTARVEDVDKINGLMLGADDYITKPFNPLEVVARVKTQLRRYHRYNEQEAGKAPEENQDELDIRGLIMNRRNHRCSLYGKNLELTPLEFEILWYLCRHQGEVVSSEELFEAVWKEKYLDNNNTVMAHIGRIREKMQDSYRNQKFIKTVWGVGYTIEK
- a CDS encoding C39 family peptidase, producing MRQGNAKRRRERRRRKIRRMAAGMGMFLILAAVLPAAGRIRQQGSGAAEAERCLQSLKEKGEDYPQELEEMLEHNPETADFVAGYPSRADYLGKEIDLTSDYQPGQVPLLMQWDRRWGYDSYGQEMVGVAGCGPTCMTMAYLYLTGDTAMNPRKMAAYAYDSGFYTEAGTGWDFFIRGAGELGLSGRELPLGETQIKQALDQGGLVICSMRPGDFTTTGHFILLRSYDDNGFYVNDPNSRENSEKQWDFDTLSPQIKCLWNIM